A section of the Festucalex cinctus isolate MCC-2025b chromosome 7, RoL_Fcin_1.0, whole genome shotgun sequence genome encodes:
- the slc25a40 gene encoding mitochondrial glutathione transporter SLC25A40 — protein sequence MSDQRSSAPAKDNGITPIQQMVASCSGALLTSLFVTPLDVVKIRLQAQKNPFPKGKCFVYCNGLMDHICVCMNGNKAWYKAPGRFNGTADAFVKIVRNEGVRSLWSGLPPTLVMAVPATVIYFTCYDQLRALLKVKMGQHEQFAPMLSGAVARVGAASVISPIELLRTKLQSEKLSYRQLRTCVRTAVEAEGWLSLWRGLGPTLLRDMPFSAMYWYNYERGKQWLCQRYGTREPTFVMTFASGATSGTIAAILTLPFDVVKTRRQVELGELQAMNLSHKASSTITVMKKIVTQHGVQGLFAGFLPRVIKVAPACAIMISTYELGKDFFRKYNQDRVLGRLHTSNT from the exons ATGAGCGATCAACGTTCCTCCGCTCCGGCCAAAGATAACGGCATTACTCCAATTCAACAGATGGTGGCGTCCTGCTCCGGAGCATTGCTCACTTCTCTGTTTG TGACACCTTTAGATGTTGTGAAGATCAGACTTCAAGCACAGAAAAATCCGTTCCCTAAAG GAAAATGCTTCGTCTACTGCAATGGCCTTATGGAccacatttgtgtgtgtatgaatggcaacaaggCCTGGTATAAAGCACCAGGACGCTTCAACGGCACAGCG GACGCGTTCGTCAAGATCGTACGTAACGAAGGAGTCAGGTCGTTATGGAGCGGTCTTCCTCCCACCCT TGTGATGGCCGTGCCGGCGACCGTTATCTACTTCACCTGTTACGACCAGCTGCGTGCGCTATTGAAGGTCAAGATGGGCCAACACGAGCAATTCGCTCCTATGCTGTCGGGGGCTGTCGCCAGAG TGGGCGCGGCCTCCGTGATCAGCCCCATCGAGCTTCTGCGCACCAAGCTGCAGTCGGAGAAGCTGTCGTACCGGCAGCTGAGAACGTGTGTGCGCACGGCGGTGGAGGCGGAAGGCTGGCTGTCGCTGTGGCGAGGCCTGGGGCCCACGCTGctccgggacatgccgttcTCCGCCATGTACTGGTACAACTACGAGCGCGGCAAGCAGTGGCTGTGCCAACGCTACGGCACCAGGGAGCCCACCTTTGTCATGACCTTCGCGTCCGGCGCCACGTCCGGCACG ATTGCGGCCATCTTAACGTTGCCGTTTGATGTGGTCAAAACGAGAAGGCAGGTGGAACTCGGGGAGCTGCAAGCAATGAATT TATCGCACAAGGCCTCCTCCACTATCACGGTGATGAAGAAGATCGTGACGCAGCACGGCGTTCAAGGCTTGTTCGCAG GTTTCCTCCCTCGGGTGATCAAAGTGGCGCCGGCGTGCGCCATCATGATCAGCACCTACGAGCTGGGGAAGGATTTTTTCCGCAAGTACAACCAGGATCGGGTACTTGGACGTCTGCACACCAGTAACACGTGA